DNA from Toxoplasma gondii ME49 chromosome X, whole genome shotgun sequence:
GGGGCACACCAGAGTTTCGGGTGGGGGCGTTGAACACACATTACCGGACAGACGCACGAAAACTCTTGAAGGAAACGTCAAGGTCGACACACGGCATCAAGGAAACCTTGCGGAGTATCGAACTGGAGTTGCGAAGTGCTCACGATAAGAGAGGTACACAGAAGACCCCGCTACTCAGCGGGTAACGAGCACGCTCACCCACCTTCATGCAGAAGAACTTTCGGCATGCATCCCCCTATACCGGAGTTGTACGTGGTGGCATAGGCACATAAAACTTGAAGATCTACGCGTGATTCTCGCTCCCCAATTTCCCGATGGCCCATTCTCCCTAGGAGTCAGAGAGGCAAGACACATCAGTTCCCCACCCTTGGAGACCTTCCACAATTGCACAGTATAGCGAGGAAACGGCGAAAGCGCATCGTGCCGCTCCCGACCCCGTCGTTCGAAACTGTGGACATGCGTTTCACTGGCAAACATGACTGTACGGAGAGCTCTGAACGCGAAACGGCACAGTGAGATCTTTGGTCGGAACGAGAAAACGGGTACGCGCCATGTCACACAGTGGCGTCCTTCGCAGCCCAGCGCGCCTCAGAAATCAACGAGGTGGACGGTTTGTAAGTCGGCGACACAGGTGGTGTCTATTTGGATTCTTCTGCTTCCGACACAAAAGTATCCAATCGAAAACGTCGCAACACGACCTGGTCTGCTTTCCAGCTCCATTTCGGTCCAGCGAATTTCCGAAAACGAGAACTAACGTTCGGCATTCCCCGGCACTTGGTTGTAGATCCCTGCATTCGCGAAAAATTGCGAAACTTCTTTTCTAGGTCAAGTCGTGAAAGCAGACTTGCTCAGCCTGCGTCCCAGAGTTCCCCGCAAAGGTGAAGTCTCCGGCTCCACCAGCTGGAAagctgttgctgctgctgcttccaCTCGACACCTCGAAGCACGGGTGATCGCgctcgacgcatgcgttcaTGAGCATGACCATTTGCCCAAAGTCGCGGTTGCCGCCCGCCGCCGCGGTCGGTGCAGACTTCTTCCCTGGACTGTTCTTCCTGGCGACAATCCCCCCCTCAGGCTGCATGGCCATCAGCGAAAGAAGGCCCTCGTCGCCCCGATCGCGGACTTTCTTGACCTTCCGCTCTTCGTTCCCCTTCGCCACACTGGCTTCTGCGCAAAGCGCATGGACATCGCCGAGCGCCACTGCCAGCTCTTGCTCGAGAAGCAGTCGACAGCAGCGGTCCAGCGAGAGAACATCGCTGTTTTGACTCGCGCTCTGCTCTGGACTGCTCTCGAAAGTCTCGACAGTCGCGCTTCCCCGCTCCGCGCCTCCGGAGCCACTCAGCTCCTTTTCCTGCACGCTCTCTTGCGGCAGCCGCTGCAGGTGGGGCCGACCTTCGACGCGCTCGGTTGGCGCCGCCTGAGAGGCGCTGTCTGGGAACTTGGCTGGCTGCGGGGTTTGGCGCCCAGTCTCCTTCGGCGGAGACTGAGGGCCTGAAACCACCAGGCCACTCGCAGGGAACGCAGCAGCTCCGACGGGAGCCTTGAAAACTGCCGCCATCCCCTTTTGAAGCGTATGCGCCTCGCCACTCAACAACTTCTCAAGTCTGCACTGGCGAGCAAGCTGCCGTGCTGCCTCGTAGCCGTACTTGCCTGAAACGGAACGACACACACGCAAGACACGATACAAATACAGAGCTGAGCTGCGAACAAGAGCCTCAGAAAATGCGACAGACCCTAATTGGGAATGCATAAAGACCATCGAGTTCTTCATTTACACAACCCCAGCTGCGTGGTAACAACAtccgtgtcttctctttcctcgatAGCGGGGCCTCCAACGCCCAACTCACTACTGGCGAGGGTACGCTCAGCTTGTTTCTACTTATTTCCCCCTCAAGTCTCCGCATAGAAGACGGTTCGGGTCTAGAGCACCGCGTGCGACTGGCTTAAATGGCTTACCAGCTGACCAGCTGCGCTGATACTCCTTGCCGTTTCGTGACCAGGTGCAGACCCAGCGATTGAGAGAGCGGTTGAAGAACACCCCGCGCATGGTTTCATCTTGTCCTGCAGCTGCGATGGCGGCGGCTGTGTTGCTTGCAGCTTCGACTCTAGCGCCCACAGGTAACCTGTTTGTTGTTCGTCCGTTTTCGGACTTGATTGCTCCAGCGGAATTACCGAACGCGCCGGATGCGCCGCGATCGAGCAGCAGGCCCGGGAGCTGGGTGCCGGCTTTTCCGTTGggtgctgcatgcgcaggacCCGCCGAATTCGAAGCTgctcccctcttctttcttccctccccGGCGGTCGCAGCAGCTTCCAGGCTCTCAGGCGCGAAGGCCTTCGAGGCACCGCCCGCCTGGTTCAGAGCCAAAAGCACCCGTTGCTCTCCGGCGAGGGGCCCTGCGAACTGTCCAGCCTTCTTGCACTCCAAGCGAGTTGCTCCCTGCGCCTTTGCTACGGTGGATTGCTGAAACTCCAAGTCTCCGCCAGCCTTGCTTCCCAATGCCGTCTTTTTTATCAACTCGGACACCGCAGAAGCGCCGCCGAGTCTGCTGTCGTCAGACGCACTCGCCAAGAACTCGCCCTTCCCTGGAGACAGGACGCCGAGCCCGAGCGACAAGTCGCCCTTGGTACAGGTGGGAGTTGCATTTCGCAGGAGCGTCAAGAGCTGTTCTTCGCAGCTTCCATTGACCGCGTTGCCTGGCGTATCCGCAGCCGCACGCGCGCTCCCGACGGTCCTTCGGCACTTGGCGGGAGGCTCGCGAAGCGCGCTCTCGGAGCCCCACCAGCCTGTTCCGTCGCCGCTGAAGATGTCACTCCCTCGGGTctgcacgcatgcagccaagGGCGCCAGATCGCTCGCGCTTCTGCGGCTCCTGCGACTGCTCGCGTTGGTTTCGTCGTCCTGGCTGCTGGATCGACTGCTTTCGCTCATGTGGCGATCGCCGTCCCCACCAGAGACAGCCACTCGCTCCTCCTTCGCGGACCCCGAGGGCTGCGAAGCCTGAAGTCCGCCGTTCTGGAGCTTCTGCAACACTTCATCCAGCAGGCGCGTCCCACGTTCAGCCAAAGTCTCGGTGCAACAGTTCTTCAGAATCTCCGCCTGGACGCTCGGGTGCCGCCGCTTGTTCACACTCGCAGAGAGGTACAAGTCACCACAAggggaaagacgagaggacaCGTCTGAGAGAGAGCTGTCGAAAGAATAGACTCCTGCGTTAACCCCACCGGCGCACGAACGCCCCTCCTGGGTCCCCTGCAGCGACGAGGCGGGAGACGCAGCTGAGCCGGTACTCGCCGAGCCCAGTTTCTTCTGACTCTTGCGCGACCCAGAGCCGGAGCCCAAGGCGCCCTTCTTCGCGGGCTGCACGAGCGCCGGCGGCGCAGTCCCAAAGTGGACAGCGTCTGCAGGCACACTCAGATCTTTCTGGCCCCGCTTGCTCCCGCGCGAGTGGCCGAAGAGCGGCAGGCAACTCCCTGCTAACTCTTGAGTCTGTGCAGGATCTCGACAGCAGCGGTCGGCACCAGTCGATTCCGCCACTCCGCACCCCGGAGCGCACGCATCAGCGGGCGGCAGAGGAAAGCCACTCCTCGCGAGCTGGTTCGCGCTATCTTGGTGGCAcagcggcgaggagaaggctgACGCCAGCGCCGCTTGCCACGAAGACGCGTTCGAGTAAAAGTCCTCTTTGTGATTTGCACCTTTCACGGCCACGGCCCCTGGGAAGAGCTCCGAAGCGAAATCCGACTGCAGAAGAGGCTGTCGCTCCAAGAGAGTCGCGAGAGCTTCCTCTCCGCCAgctgctcctgtctctctttcggtTGGCGCCCCGCGAGGCCCCTGGTCGAAGGTGACGGCTGGTGCCGCGTCGCCTTCCGTCTGAGCTTCCACCTTTTTCTCAGGTTTCACCCGCTGCGGAGAGAAATACGTCCTGGCTGCGTTCTGGGTCACTGCGGAATCTGCCGCGGATTCGCCGTTTCCGGTCCGCCTTTgcgaggagaggagcgcACCCTCCTCGAGATCGAAAGGAGATACACCCGTGAGGGAGGCGGCTTCCGAGACGCCGAATCTCTGTCCAGAGACGGACCCACTCGATGGCGAGAGGGTCGCGTGACTTGGCTCATGCGGGTCATTCTGTTTGCCTCCGGATAATCCCTGCGCGGACACAAGTCGCGAGCTACAGGCCGAAGCGGCCTTCGTACTCAGtgcgcctgcgcctcccgCCTGGAAAACCCCGTCGCTGTCGAGGCCGGCCAGAGGTCCGAGGAACGAGTCGCCCCCCGAGACAACCTGTTCACCGCCGGTAGACACCCGTCGCTCCCCGCCGTTGCCTTGAACCATTTTGTAGAGGCTGTACGCCCGTTCCAGAGAGCCTACCACTTTCAGAAAGCGCCCGACGGGGCACTTGCTGACCGAGAGGAAGATCGACGCGTTCGGCGGCAAAccctgcagaagcagaagtgCGAGAAGAGACCACCCGgcgctcttctcgtttccccgACCTTGGGCGCAGAGCTCTAGAACCTCCAGCGCTGCAGCGGCGGTCTCGTGCGGGAAGCCTCCGTCGTCCTCGGTCTGCATGGGGGCCTGTTGCGCGGAGTCTGCGGCGTCCGACGCGGACGCAGCAGAGGGCCCCTCAGCTTTTTTGTGGCATTGAGAAAACAAACTCGACGTGCACAGCGGAGCCATGAGGTCCGCGTAGTGGAAGAGAGTCGCCTGAGCCTTCGCCGCCAGACGCTGGACATGCCACGCGTAGAATTGGCCTTCGTCTTGGCGCTTCAGAGGGGGCAGGAGCTGACAGGCGTGCTCGAAAAGtagcagaagcagcagctgcaggtcGACCAGGAGTTGGTGGGGAATCGCGACTGAAcctctcgtctccgcagACGCGGCCTCCTCAAACAGCGCGTCAGAGACGGGTGCAGCCGGCAGCTCAACAGCGGCGAGGTCCGGAGGCACCGGCGGCGGGAGAGCAGCGCCGGGAGAGCGGAGCGAAGCATTGGAGAAAGGCGGAGAAGCCACTTCGGGTAACTCGGGCGacgaggacagagacgacggggCGGCGGGAGAGCCGGATGCAGTCAAGCCAGCCACAGACAAAGACACGCTCGAACGTCCCGCAATAAGGGACGCTTGCTGTGGTAAGGACACAGCATCTGACCACTGGCCTGCAGGTGCAGCCGCGGATTGCTCACTGGACGCCAtactttccttcctcgtccacTCGCCGCGGGCCTGGCGGAGCGGGCTGAGGCCGGTCACCTTCTCCACGTCCGCCACCTCCGAGTGTACAGACATGAGCTCGGCGGGCACAGTTCCGGCCTGCGGTCCGTTCGACGGcaacagcagagacgcggagcCGCCCGATACTTGTCCGAGCGACGCGACTCCTGCGCGGTGCCTCTCTTCGTTCGAATCGCTCGACGACAGGCTGTCCACCACATACGTTTCCGTCGTCCTTCTGGAGTCACAGAGACCTGCGGAGTTTCCGTCCGCTGCTCTTCCGGGTGCACTCGCCGCACGGTCCCCGTCAGCACTGGCACTTGTGTCCGCAATAGAAACAGGGAACCAATTCGGTCGATTTAGAGGGGTGGCAAAGTTGCTTCCTTCAGGCTGAACTTCAGCGCTTCTTGAAGACGTCTCGAGAGTCTGCGTGGAAAATGGAGTAGCCACGACAGCCTTCGCGACCAGGGCAGAGCCTTCGGCGCCAGCGGGCAGGCTGGCACTGCGTTCACGAACTTCGGGACTAGAACTCCTTTCCTGGCGCGAGTGCACACCGCCTTTCGACGCTGGCGCGACGAGAGGAGTGAGCATCATCAGCATCATTTCCAAACTACTGTCGGCCTCGGAGCCACCAGAAGTCGATCGTCTGTTGGCATGCACCTGCGGGAGGTTCTCAGCACCCTCGGTCTGAAGTGTCTGTACTGCGGCCGAAGACAGCTGCTCTGAACCACTTCCGGAAACGGCGCTCGTGCCACGAGCGGCAGCTTCCTTCACAAGGCCGACCAAAGGTTCAGCGTTTCCCGCGAGAGGAATGGCTCTTTGACTACAGACTGGGTcgttggagaagaagcaagaacCTTCGTCCTGGGTGCCGAAACCCACCTCGGGACCGCAGCACTCCGGCGTGGTGgtagagagggaagacgccCGGCAACTCATCGGCGACTCCAGCCCTTTGAATCCTGGAGGAGCAGACCCGCAGGTTTTTCTGAAGGCGTTGCTGACGGAGTCGCTTGGAACTTCggcttctgttttttccagggAAACGTGTGCAGGGAACTCTTGGCAGTGCCGAATCTCGTCGCTCTGCCCAACGAGGTCACCTCCACTCGAGGGAGCGCCGCTGTGGACTGGAAGTTCGCCGAGTTGACCAGTTAGAAGGGCTGCGTCTTTTGCCTTGTCGCCATCATGTGAATccgctggagaagaagcgtcgcTTTTGGGAGCCACCAGACCGGACAAAGTCGCGTTGCAAGCCGAGCTAATCGAGGGCATACGCGACGGCGCACGTGAAGTCGCTGGTGCAGTGGAAATGTCGGAGACGATACTCGCGGTCCGACACTTGTCGCTCACAGAGGAAGCCATCTCGTCGGCACTGGAGCTAAAGGAAAGACTGTTTCCTCGAGTCA
Protein-coding regions in this window:
- the AP2X9 gene encoding AP2 domain transcription factor AP2X-9 (encoded by transcript TGME49_215150) — encoded protein: MSFPSKQPLCGGDPLASAVVSQAKDMSLLGLPSSSISNVVTRGNSLSFSSSADEMASSVSDKCRTASIVSDISTAPATSRAPSRMPSISSACNATLSGLVAPKSDASSPADSHDGDKAKDAALLTGQLGELPVHSGAPSSGGDLVGQSDEIRHCQEFPAHVSLEKTEAEVPSDSVSNAFRKTCGSAPPGFKGLESPMSCRASSLSTTTPECCGPEVGFGTQDEGSCFFSNDPVCSQRAIPLAGNAEPLVGLVKEAAARGTSAVSGSGSEQLSSAAVQTLQTEGAENLPQVHANRRSTSGGSEADSSLEMMLMMLTPLVAPASKGGVHSRQERSSSPEVRERSASLPAGAEGSALVAKAVVATPFSTQTLETSSRSAEVQPEGSNFATPLNRPNWFPVSIADTSASADGDRAASAPGRAADGNSAGLCDSRRTTETYVVDSLSSSDSNEERHRAGVASLGQVSGGSASLLLPSNGPQAGTVPAELMSVHSEVADVEKVTGLSPLRQARGEWTRKESMASSEQSAAAPAGQWSDAVSLPQQASLIAGRSSVSLSVAGLTASGSPAAPSSLSSSPELPEVASPPFSNASLRSPGAALPPPVPPDLAAVELPAAPVSDALFEEAASAETRGSVAIPHQLLVDLQLLLLLLFEHACQLLPPLKRQDEGQFYAWHVQRLAAKAQATLFHYADLMAPLCTSSLFSQCHKKAEGPSAASASDAADSAQQAPMQTEDDGGFPHETAAAALEVLELCAQGRGNEKSAGWSLLALLLLQGLPPNASIFLSVSKCPVGRFLKVVGSLERAYSLYKMVQGNGGERRVSTGGEQVVSGGDSFLGPLAGLDSDGVFQAGGAGALSTKAASACSSRLVSAQGLSGGKQNDPHEPSHATLSPSSGSVSGQRFGVSEAASLTGVSPFDLEEGALLSSQRRTGNGESAADSAVTQNAARTYFSPQRVKPEKKVEAQTEGDAAPAVTFDQGPRGAPTERETGAAGGEEALATLLERQPLLQSDFASELFPGAVAVKGANHKEDFYSNASSWQAALASAFSSPLCHQDSANQLARSGFPLPPADACAPGCGVAESTGADRCCRDPAQTQELAGSCLPLFGHSRGSKRGQKDLSVPADAVHFGTAPPALVQPAKKGALGSGSGSRKSQKKLGSASTGSAASPASSLQGTQEGRSCAGGVNAGVYSFDSSLSDVSSRLSPCGDLYLSASVNKRRHPSVQAEILKNCCTETLAERGTRLLDEVLQKLQNGGLQASQPSGSAKEERVAVSGGDGDRHMSESSRSSSQDDETNASSRRSRRSASDLAPLAACVQTRGSDIFSGDGTGWWGSESALREPPAKCRRTVGSARAAADTPGNAVNGSCEEQLLTLLRNATPTCTKGDLSLGLGVLSPGKGEFLASASDDSRLGGASAVSELIKKTALGSKAGGDLEFQQSTVAKAQGATRLECKKAGQFAGPLAGEQRVLLALNQAGGASKAFAPESLEAAATAGEGRKKRGAASNSAGPAHAAPNGKAGTQLPGLLLDRGASGAFGNSAGAIKSENGRTTNRLPVGARVEAASNTAAAIAAAGQDETMRGVFFNRSLNRWVCTWSRNGKEYQRSWSAGKYGYEAARQLARQCRLEKLLSGEAHTLQKGMAAVFKAPVGAAAFPASGLVVSGPQSPPKETGRQTPQPAKFPDSASQAAPTERVEGRPHLQRLPQESVQEKELSGSGGAERGSATVETFESSPEQSASQNSDVLSLDRCCRLLLEQELAVALGDVHALCAEASVAKGNEERKVKKVRDRGDEGLLSLMAMQPEGGIVARKNSPGKKSAPTAAAGGNRDFGQMVMLMNACVERDHPCFEVSSGSSSSNSFPAGGAGDFTFAGNSGTQAEQVCFHDLT